TCatgtgtaaaataatatttatattttaatttattatattatatttaatttttttaaataaacgttatttttttatttatcaagaaaatattaaaaattaaaaaacaacttTCAGATATAAAAAAACCTTGAAAATTGTTATCAATacctataatattttaaaaaactatatttatcccaaaattttgataatatatctagtcatttattttaatttaggttCTATGGTAAGGAGAAATTCCGGATTGGTTGGGAATAATTGTTATGCCGTAAAGTAAAGACATGGAATAAGAAATCTCATTAATATAGAAGACTAAAATTGACATGTTGAACCTATAGTGGGAATAACTTAAAATGCCTAGTTCTATCCTCGTTTCAAATTAATTTGCCTTTTAATAAAGATGATCTGGTTCAATATTTTATGTTGAAAGTTTCATTTGATTGGATTGAAagtgtttaattaatatagtaatgatatataaaaaggtcaaaaggtcaaacattaaagaaaatttgtttgaCATATGTACGGAGAATGTGTCAGGCCAAAGgccttttcccacccaaagcaCCATTTTGCCGTGGGCCCGCACTCCCTAATTTTAAAACTCCTAGTTACCTaccaataaataataaactttattaattttttgaagataaaataattcttttatatataatattataaataaattaaaattttattttctttttattttaaattttaaaaactaataattttttcagactaaaatattttatctcttaaaatttagttttcaaattttgatatcATCGTCGATGATATCTCTCTcctgatgttttttttttcctctagcGATCTTTCTTATTTAATCTGGATATCCAATCAGTATTGAATAAAGCTGGGAAGGCGAAGACAAGCATTTTTCTCATCTTATTTTGAGAAGACAATCATCTTCTCAAACATAAACgaaaatcttatttttgtttgagaaaACGAAGAGTTTCGTCTTTCTAACAAAGCTCTTTATCTCTTCAGCTTTATTAGACGCTAATCAAATGTCTAAGTGAGAGAAGACAGATCGTCAAAAGGGGAGAAAACATCAGAAGAGAGAGGTCGTATGTAATGgtgtcaaagtttgaaaactaaactttaagggggcgtttggtttgggtaatgtttaattactaaaatagaaagattaccttgaagatagagtACTgagaagattactaggtataaatgattactatgtttgataaaatttgataggtataaataattattgtgtttggttaaaggtaataaaagattactagaaagttattttacttaaatgtctttgaatataattatttttaaatattttttatattatttgtcatattaattaaaaataaatttatttttatctcaaaaaattaataaataataatataattataataaactcaagattaccccagtaatctttaaatccctaaggtgaaggtggtaatcagattaccacttatattacctgtcacgtcagcattggtaatagaagattactgtaatcttttactACTGACAAaacaaacaagggaataaaagatagattaccaagataatcttaaaaactcttaaccaaacgcaccctaaggGGTAAATGTCATTTCTTTTAACTTGGCTTTAGGgggaaatgattattttttagggtttaaggaaggagataagataaaatttcagatattagatttttattaattttaaccctctatgaatgaataaataaaatttttaaaattaaagaacaagaatttgagataaaaaaatattttgagtgAGTATAAATTCTTCGGCCAATGTGtaaattttaacaaagttaaatcaaagtttaaaagggaaattatattaaatgcctAAAACTAAAGGGGGTTAAGCGAAATTACCTAAAACTCtaaggattaagcaaaaataccctcaatTTAGGAAATGAGTGaactgcccttatatataaactccACATTTTCCACGGATTTACTAttcaaatttagagaaaaattcGGATCTCCCATGAGTGCAACAGGTTTTAGTCTTTTTCGTCAATTTTTCGTGTTTTTTGATAAccgaaaataacaaataaagataatacatcatctcacttcttgtttgaatcaatttattgttagaaatattaaaatttgagggtgattttgatatttgaatgtttagggtttccattttgaacaatacataaaatgttttaattattggttgttttgcttaaatttctttaggggttttgtgttattgaaTGTGTAAATctaatttgtgttgaaattagagggtGAAATAACAAGTTTTGGCcgaaaaatgggttagatctaTCGACACTATGTTAATCTCCCACGGACGCCGGTGGGGTGAGGGGCGAATttagcgttttcaaaattttagggggagggaGAAGAGGGAGAGATCCACGGGGTTTTGTTCGaaattttacactaaacctAGAAAATCGTGAGTTAggtggaaattgacttttttaaaactataaggtTGGTACGAGATAGACCTTAAACGGTCATAACTTTTGATTCGGAAGGCgttacggggcctgtaatatatcaatgcaAAGTttgtttcgagctctataacaaaAATCGGTTTTGTCGTTGCacccaatttggaggcccaaataaaactgtttcagtgtgtattatgcagtttttttgttttatcaaatttaggattttcagtttttatgattttgagcttgtttgtgaccgggttagactttttttatatgtagttttcaaatttgacatctatctctttagttttgtgcttttttgaGACACGTTTTAcaatgtaattatgaaatttcaaatcgattttttggttttcttgttCCTAAATTATTCAAAcgtatagtttttaaaattcagatatattttttcagattttcgagtgatttttttgttattaacattctagagtatttcaatatatttatttattcttaacatattatttaaattatttatatattatgtaatatcaaaatgtcctccatatttttctaacattttatttaacccataaattattatcaaatattcaaatgtcCTCTTTatatgacatacaaactagatttaacaaataaaattaagttttgagttaagattcatataaatactttatttcacgaattaattttttttattccaatttaaaaatacgaacttcttccttcTGAACGAAtccgtagtaattgatattaagtaaaaataagagtgagagtgagtacttaagtaatataaaaagtgtATATAATGAGAGTGACAATGagattatttatatagatatggtgaagagtaattttggtatttaaaaaaaaattaaggtatttttacttaaaaataaaagaaacggatatttttgtttaataaaaggataaaataggtatttattataatttttcagtttgaaataggccaaacgactatttcccacccaaactatgctgaattctgaAAGTTTCCCcaattaactatggaaatatcgTTTACTCAcccataagcagttaaaattaacaatgataagggtaaaatcgttattttatctataatattaaaaatgaactaaaatataatttattttttcccccctaaactttaaaaactaaaagtttcccccagcctaagttttaaaaaatggcagtttcaccctagggtttcattttgaaatcttcgacgacatctccggctccattgtcgatgacttctccctcccgaagcatcctctccttctgacgatctctttcctcctatttggacctttttttgggaagacgatcattttcccagacgaagacgacagcttcgtcttcgtctcccaaggcttcTCCGATGTCGATCAGATATCCAAAttggaggaaagagatcgttggaaggagaggatgctttgagagagagaggtcgtcggcaatggagtcgAAGATGTCTccaaagatttcaaaacaaaaccctatagtgaaactactattttttaaaacttaggttggaggaaacttttagttttaaagtttatagggccaaaaagagacaaaaattttaaacgttagggttctattaaatttaaccaattaTAGGtgcataaacaatatttttatagttCATAAAGAAAACTTTAAGAATCCATCATagtttggatgaaaaatattcGTTTGGCgcttaaaatatcttaaattaaattatattcgaatataataattacatcaGAATTAATATGATTTGCTCAATTAGTCCATGGCAATTAGAATCGAGGATGGGTCAGGCCATGATGCGCTTCGTCGAAAATGACAAGGCTCGACTTGTCGCAATTCAAGTATCCTATGAAACTTCAAGACTTGTAATGCAATTCATGGCACAAGGGTTAGTGCGTTTGTGGGCCAAcctacaaatataatttttaaaattttgtggaCCTTGGCATGACTTTTAAATTTGCGGGTCAGGCCAAACTTTGGCCACATAAGTTACTAAAGAATCAGAATAATTTAGGGAAAAAGGCTTACccaagatttaatttaaatttataataatatgaatgataagtaaaaaatttaaatatctatttataaactaactactatctaaagttttaattaaaagttaagataaaattattgttttatttataaaccctaaaacctaaaaaatttatattattttctcttttagtttagaaaactcatatttatcttttatgattaaacattaaaaaatttacttttttttccttttttaggttttatttctAATGGTTTAGGGAACCAAGCAATGATAAGAAAAAAACGAAAGTCTTCTCTGACGAAAGACGAATTTGAACAATAAAGAGTTGTATAGATCGAAAAGACTCGACGAAGGATAATGTTTCATTGTCGCATTTGGACAATTgtccttcatttttctttatagcCAAATTTGAAAGATGTGTGAAAAACATCAGTTGTTGATCGAAATGATGGTGGCTGGAGAAGAAAACAAacgaaattttaaagttttaaggtttataataaaatgataattttatctttatttttaactaaaaatttagacaaCAGTTAGtgtataaataagtgtttaaattttttatttaccataaatatgatttttaaattaatctaaaatttagatagaaaataatcccaataatttaaagttgaagaagaaaaatcatcaacaaagcAAGCTCCAAGTGCAACGAATCTGATGAGGTTTCAAtctcaaaccaaacttaaaattaacagacccaaaatttttttaatttgaactcgAGTCAAACAATGGTCCAACCACGAGCATGCGCTCACTGTGTTCCCCACTAAATGATGGGATGTATTACAAAAGTAGAACTGGGCTGAAAAAGATTCGCCATAGAAGTTGGGCCCAATCTATTCTAAGATATGAGCACACAAATAAAACCCAAGCTTGTGGCCCAAAAGAGGAACTTGCGTTACTGATCTGGTGTGGTAGGCCCACGAAAATGATCTCGAAGAGGTCAATATATGCACATCCAATGGCTCTCATTGTGAAATCTTCGGTTCCGGTGTGACTAAGCACTATTAAGCCTAATAGTCACAGTAGCTTGGACCATTTTCGCTTGTCGAATtgcagagagagagaaagatggGAGGAGGAGACCATGGCGAGAGCGTCACATACAAGGGCATGACCTTGCATAAACCTAAGCGATGGCACACCCTCACTGGCAAGGGCTTGTGCGCTGTCATGTGGTACCTTCTTCGCTTTATATTTTCGTTTAATTGACCGGAAACCTAATCttatttctatttctttggTATAATTTGCTCTAAATGAActcttgaatttgatttatcttatttcttaGTGTCAGATTCTTGGTCATGATCCAATCTGAATGCTTTCCAGTTTATATATTTCCGTTTCATCATACAATTCATCTGTTTGAAAtcattcattttgattattgCTGAAATTTACGTTTTTGGATTTTAGTTATGAAATTAAATGGGATAATCTTGTTTGGAAATGACTGTAAATGACATCATTCTTATCTTTGACTAATACTAAACGTACAAAAGATTAGTTACTAAGAGTATAGACAAACTGAAGTGTGATAGTATGATTGTATGATTTTGCATTAGGGATAATTAGACAATTATATCacacaatcatatgatgacacatctgATTATTTATGCCTTTTAGCAGTCAACCATTTGTacttattgtattattattattaccatTATTGTTATTTGGTGGTTTTGGTAATGCAATATATAGAAAAAGGACAATTCAACTGCTCTTTAACCTCATCAAGTTTGTTTATGTTTGATATTTCAGGTTTTGGGTTCTCTACAGGGCAAAGCAAGATGGTCCTGTAGTTTTGGTAAGACTCAATTCTGTTTCAGCTTTCCTGTGGTTGAGCCTGTTGTGGTGCTAGTATCTCACTTCCATTCTGTTTTCTTCAGGGTTGGCGACATCCTTGGGAGGGTCATGATGACCATGGTCATGGGCATGATCATTAGGTATTTTTGCCTCATTatttgaaattgattgtaaTGACTTTCTAGAAAATTCCATTTATGAAATTGTGAAGTAATCAATTGCTTGTTAAGATATTTATGATGCTATGTGGATTTTCATGGAGCATTCTTGCTGCATTGGTTTCTTATTAGTggtttttcttttccaaaaaaaaaaaaaaagttgaaccATAATTTCCGTTCTTATGGGGCTTTATAAATAGAGTATGAACTATATATGATTATCCTCTTTGGATGTGATTCTTGGTGATAAGGACTAAGCTTCTAGCCTCGCTCATTGTTTAGGAAGTAGGGTTAAAAGGGACATTACAATGTATGCTTCTCTCAAATATTAGGTATGAAGGCTTAATAGCCTTGATATTTTGTTATGTTGTCATTAAATTAACAGCTATTACATAGTTATTCTGTTGGCTTTACATAAGAAGATTAGATCTAGGAATGACTTTATGCTGCagattctttcttcttttctgttctttacttttatttttgggtaaaaAGAGAAGGTTGGGGTGTGGGGGCAGTGATGACCGCCTCTGAGAGTTGGCTGGCAATTGAAGTGTTTTATGTCTAGTCATTTAACAGCTTCATTGTTAGTATGGCCTTTTGTACCATCATTATTTTGTTCTTCTCAGTAAGGAGCAGTTTTTAATAgtcatttatttatgttttcacaTCCTGCTGAATTTTTTTCCTGGATTAGAGGGTCAAGTTCCAGTCACAATTATTTGTCAGTGGTCATCAACCTCATATCACTACCTTTGATTTGATGGCCAACAAATGAATTGGATGTTGAATTGAAGGACAAGCGcttcaatataattttcttttaaagccTCTTTTTATTAAGGTTTCTATTTTCATAGCATAAGTAAGTGGGATGAATTctgaaaatttgtttgtatcCTATTGATTGCAGGAACCCAACTGAAAGACCGAAGGGAAATGCCTTAAAGGTTCTTTAGTAGATCCACAATACGAATATCATCTGGAATGTCCTTGTTTCTTTTTACTCAATAAACTCGTTGTTATGGGCATATGCCGAACAAATTTCATGTTAACATGTTAGTTTGTAAGAGGAATATTTTTTACAGTCCAGATGTCTATGTGCACATGTGTGCTTCTATTTTTTGTGAGCTTATGATGGATTTGAATGAAGCCCAAACTGCACTATCTAGCATTCATTTATATTGTTTCATTTCTGCTTTATCTTCACCTTTTTTGAAGTTAAATAACATAATGTTATCTGTGTTTTGAAGAGCaagatcataaaataataatatgcaGTCAACTAGTGGATGTGATTATTTTGGACAATTAGGTGAAATCCTGTGTGTGTGATAAATTTGAGTACTATATTATCTCAGATTTTGTTCTTGTTCTCCTATCACGCTGTAGTCTAACTGACATTAAGGTTCCCCTCTTTCAAAGTCATGAGTATGGACCTTCCTCTTGTAGTTTGGtattggatttttatttttgggggTTTAAGATACTAGAAATAAGAAACAATTCAAAGATGATTTTTCTGTCTTGGATCATATTTGCTGACCTTGCTGTTGTGTTATTTCTCAGAGAATATGAATGTAAATTTCTGAAGTGCTGGTGAGATGGGAGAGACAGGAGAGAGTGAGGCCGATGGGGTTGGGAAAATGGaaggtttttatattttggtttcATAAGCGGTTTTATATTTGGTGTGTGGTTGAGCGAGGATATACTTGGCCCTGCTTGCTGGGATATTTCCTATCCTTGGTCCCATCTCTTTTAATGTTGGGGAATCCGATACCCTTATGGGACATAGCTGGGACTTTGTTGAGAGGGGTCAATTGGCATTCATAGTGTGGATTCTAATTAAGATTTTGTATGGGTCAACTCATTTGTGAATCGGGTCTTGTCTGGTAGACTTTTCTTAATCTGAATACAAGTTGTATATAAATGTTGTGTTGTTTCGTCTTAAAATAAGTCAGGTTGGGTTATGTACAGGTAAAAAGCATATGAATGTGTGGTTTTAAGATAAAACAGATCACACAGATTGTGTTTTGACTCGGCACAATGTATTTCTTGATTGGGTTAATTCAGATGGTGGTGTGTAGACTTTGGGTCGCGTTTTCTGACTCAACTTCTGAAATAACACAATCAACGAAACAAACTGCCAGGTCTAATCCCAAATCATTAGCTGTTTTGCGTCCGAAAAAGGAGGAGAGAACTGCAAAAATAACAGGCTGGAGGTTACGAGACAGTGCTAAGGAGGGAGACAAATTTGTAAATCACCCATCCCTGCGTTGTATACACGTGCAGTTTATTATTGCAAAATGCTGAACTCAACAAGATTTAGATTGTCTAATCATGATATTTCCCAATTGAACAAAGTTTAGGTTTTTATACTGAAAACAGATGACAATTTGTTAGTCGGCAGAACAACTTTGTCTTGACATACGAATATTTTACTTGGAAAATTTTCCACGATTGGACTTGCAATCTCTCCCACTCTTCCGCTCTGCAAGGCTGTATTCAGCTTGGCGCCACGATTAGAGTAAGATAGGAGATTTAGATCTCATGTAAGAAAGTATAAGACTATGATGTATATGGATTTTCAAATctcaaagttaatttttaagaggtggtttatttaaaattcatatcatttgaTACAAATGACAAACATCTCTCGGTTGCCACAGGAGCATGCTCATGCTGAAAATTCTGAACTGTACTAACTGAACTCGAGGTGATTCTATTTCAAAGTTTTCATATACATCAAGCTGGTCAAGTTCGATAAGAATTTATAATAACAGATAGAGCTGGTCGTATCAATCAAAAGGATTCTTATTGATATAGTCATAAACTCAGGAGCCATGACAATTAACAGAAAGACATCATGAGAAATGAACACTTGGAAGAATgtaaagaataaaagaatacaATGTCCGAGTTAAAA
This is a stretch of genomic DNA from Mangifera indica cultivar Alphonso chromosome 11, CATAS_Mindica_2.1, whole genome shotgun sequence. It encodes these proteins:
- the LOC123229609 gene encoding NADH dehydrogenase [ubiquinone] 1 beta subcomplex subunit 2-like, which produces MGGGDHGESVTYKGMTLHKPKRWHTLTGKGLCAVMWFWVLYRAKQDGPVVLGWRHPWEGHDDHGHGHDH